Part of the Paenibacillus sp. FSL R7-0273 genome is shown below.
CGCAATCTCGAACAGGATGCCGCCCTCCTCGCGGAAGTAAATCGCATTAAAATACTGGCGGTCCTGCACCGGGGTCGGCTGATAGCCGTGGCGCTGCACGATATTCCCCCATTGAAGCTGCTCGGCATCATCCTTGGCACGCCAGGCGATATGATGCACGGTGCCTGTGCCTCCGCCGCCTTGCGGCACCGGGGTACTTTTCAGGTCAATAATGTTGCCGATGTCTGCGGAGGAACGGTAACGGATATAACCGTCGCCCTCGGCAATCTGCTCAAGGCCAAGCGTGCGGGTCAGCGTATCGGCTGTCCGTTCAGGATTGGTGCTGTAGAGCACAGCCCCGCCAAAGCCCTTAATCGCATGCCCGGCAGGCACACCCCCGAAGGACCAGGTGCTGAGTGCACCCTCCTCCCGTTCCACCAGCTCAATCCGCAGGCCGTCATAATCCGCGAACGAGAGATACGATTCCGCAATCCGCGTTACCTTGGTCACCGGGATCCGGTAATCAGCCAGCCGCTGCTCCCAAAAGCCGAGTGAGCCGGCCGGCACAGCATAGGTGGTTACTCCAACCTGGCCGCCGCCGATTCTGCCTTTGCGTCCGGTTGCCCAGGGGAAGAAGGTGATAATGGTACCCGGGGAGCCCTGCTCATCCCCGAAATAGAGATGGTAGACCTCAGGCACATCGAAATTAATCGTCTTTTTTACAAGTCTCAGTCCAAGAATTCCGGCATAAAAATCAGCGTTCTGCTGCGCATCCCTGACAAAAGCGGTAATATGGTGAATTCCAGCGGTTTGAAGTGTCATTATATCCAGCTCCTTATAGGTTAGTTTTTAGTTAAAAAAGAGTGCATCCAGCGAAATCGCCCCCGGCCCGGTTAACGCAACGGCTACTGCAACTACCAATACTGTCAGCGGAAACTCAATGCCGTTAGCGGTTGACCAGAATCCGTTCGGCGCATGAACCTTAATAATCGCACCGAGCATTGTAGCTGCAATCAGCACTGCCGCCACCGGGGTCAGCAGACCTGCTGCGAACATAATCCCGCCAGCCAGCTCCATGATTCCGGCTGCCACTGCCATTGCTACCCCAGGTTTAATACCGATCGATTCCATCCAGCCGCCCGTTCCTTTGGGACCGTATCCTCCGAACCAGCCAAACAGCTTTTGCGCACCATGCCCGATAAAAGCAACACCAATTACCAATCTAAGTAACAATAATCCTACACTAACCATATTAAACACGCTCCATTCTCTTCGATTTAATTATCTTAACCTTAAGATATATGATAAAAAATTTTTGCTTATCTCTTTTTATATAATCAGGGCTGCCCGGCAAAAGCTTTAATAAGACCGTTCCCCGTTAGAGGCTTGATCCTTCTACACGCCTTTGCCAAGCTTTTTGAGCAGCTCCGTTGTCTGCCGCTTCTCCTCCTCGTTAAGCCCGCCCATCAGACCGTGAATGGAGGCAACATGCTTGGGAAAAATATCGTCAAACAGCTCGCGGCCCGCCTCCGTAATCTCGGCATAAGTCACCCGGCGGTCCTCATCACAGGGTACACGCTTCAAAAGCCCGCGCTTCTCCAGCTTGTCGATGTTATAGGTAATGCTCCCGCTGGTTACGAGAATCTTCTCGCCAATCTGCTGCAGCGGAATCCGTGTCCGGTGGTACAGTACCTCCAGCACCATAAATTCAGCCGATGCCAGGCCGTGGCTCTTCATATCCTTCACCGCGTGATCCATCAGGCTCTTATAGGCTTTGGATAACACAACGAACAGCTTCAGTGAGGCCGCCTGATCCAGGTCAGCAGTGCCGGTTGTACGGCTTATAAGTTCATTGTAATCGCTCATCATGTACACCTCCAATCTGTTCATGCTGCCAGCCGCCCGGAGGTCGATCACTCCAGCCCGCTTATCTTTAAGTTAATTATCTTTAAGTTGAGATAAATATAACCCATCTACTTCTTATTGTCAACAGCCTGCTGCAAAATAAAACAGACTCGTTTGACCTGCCTTTCAAAACGGCGTATCCTTTTGGAAACGGCAGTGATGTGCAGGCTGCTGCAGACCGGAGCCTGAAGCCCGCTGTACCTATACATTAAATAACCGGAAATTGCCCATACCTCTTATTTGCTTATTTCGCTTATATGGAAGGAGTCCTCTTTTTGAACAGATCTATTCAATCCCATTCCGGAACTGCCGCAGGCCAGGCAGCGGCAGGACAACCCCCTGCGCCGCGCGTGCTGATCGTGACGGCAGTCGAGGCTGAGCGCGAAGCGGTCCTGCGCGGCCTGGGCGGCAGCACCAGGTTCGAGGTCATTGCGGCGGGCGCCGGCACCGCCGCGGCAGCGGCCGGCACGGCCGCCGCCCTTGCAGCCGGTGCCTACGGCTGCGTCATCAGCGCCGGGATCGGCGGCGGGTTCCCCGGGCTGGCGCCCTTAGGGTCGCTGGCCGTCGCCAGCGAGATGATTGCCGCCGACCTCGGGGCCGAGACGCCGGAGGGCTTCCGCAGCGCTGCCGAGCTCGGCTTCGGCAGCAACACCGTGCCGGCGGCGCACGGCACGGCCCTGGCCCTTGCGGCCGCGCTTGCAGCGGCCGGCCTTACGGTCAGCACAGGTCCTGTGCTGACCGTATCGACGGCGACCGGCACCGCCGGAACGGCCGCCGCCCTTGCCGCGCGGCATCCCGGTGCCGTCGCGGAGGCGATGGAAGGCCACGGGGTCGCCGTGGCCGCCCAGCGGTTCGGGATCGCGGCGCTGGAGCTGCGCGCGATCTCGAACCCGGTCGGCCCGCGCGACCGGGCCGCGTGGCAAATCCCTGCAGCGCTGGACGCGCTAGCGGCAGCCGCCGCTATACTATTGGAGGTGCTGTAATGCCAGCAACAACAGATCAGTTGAACA
Proteins encoded:
- a CDS encoding MarR family winged helix-turn-helix transcriptional regulator codes for the protein MSDYNELISRTTGTADLDQAASLKLFVVLSKAYKSLMDHAVKDMKSHGLASAEFMVLEVLYHRTRIPLQQIGEKILVTSGSITYNIDKLEKRGLLKRVPCDEDRRVTYAEITEAGRELFDDIFPKHVASIHGLMGGLNEEEKRQTTELLKKLGKGV
- a CDS encoding futalosine hydrolase, whose translation is MEGVLFLNRSIQSHSGTAAGQAAAGQPPAPRVLIVTAVEAEREAVLRGLGGSTRFEVIAAGAGTAAAAAGTAAALAAGAYGCVISAGIGGGFPGLAPLGSLAVASEMIAADLGAETPEGFRSAAELGFGSNTVPAAHGTALALAAALAAAGLTVSTGPVLTVSTATGTAGTAAALAARHPGAVAEAMEGHGVAVAAQRFGIAALELRAISNPVGPRDRAAWQIPAALDALAAAAAILLEVL
- a CDS encoding ring-cleaving dioxygenase; translation: MTLQTAGIHHITAFVRDAQQNADFYAGILGLRLVKKTINFDVPEVYHLYFGDEQGSPGTIITFFPWATGRKGRIGGGQVGVTTYAVPAGSLGFWEQRLADYRIPVTKVTRIAESYLSFADYDGLRIELVEREEGALSTWSFGGVPAGHAIKGFGGAVLYSTNPERTADTLTRTLGLEQIAEGDGYIRYRSSADIGNIIDLKSTPVPQGGGGTGTVHHIAWRAKDDAEQLQWGNIVQRHGYQPTPVQDRQYFNAIYFREEGGILFEIATDPPGFARDEEADKLGEKLMLPAWFEPNRAVIEAKLSPFEIREVEVNRV
- a CDS encoding DoxX family protein, whose product is MVSVGLLLLRLVIGVAFIGHGAQKLFGWFGGYGPKGTGGWMESIGIKPGVAMAVAAGIMELAGGIMFAAGLLTPVAAVLIAATMLGAIIKVHAPNGFWSTANGIEFPLTVLVVAVAVALTGPGAISLDALFFN